Proteins from one Anthonomus grandis grandis chromosome 8, icAntGran1.3, whole genome shotgun sequence genomic window:
- the LOC126739683 gene encoding lysosome-associated membrane glycoprotein 1-like, with the protein MHLACRIILLLCIGSTLATDSQIEDLPIQPTGITFGPPTPSTEPTPKPTTAPPTTKPTTASTTTKSTTSATTTTTSTTPASTTSSTTKPTTSSTTTAKPTPTPKPGKPEVNKFIGNYTGKSYICLMAQMAIQVEINVDKNNTVVMNIPKQPQNEIICPANDFETLTIKWESNNITFNFLKNKTSYEIQNVTANIVLPGDNSSTLLWHTKPEFQVSTKQSYLCVKDQALNLTDSKNASVARLHLSHLQYQAFMNTTEPEYSAVWDCEGANTSDVVPVVVGCVLAIMVVLILIAYLFGRRRCQARGYLSMFAQERSERDYIPMKTLSCFK; encoded by the exons ATGCATTTGGCTTGTCGGATAATATTGTTGCTTTGCATCGGGAGCACCCTGGCCACCG ATTCGCAAATAGAGGATCTACCTATACAACCAACTGGTATTACCTTTGGACCACCAACCCCATCAACTGAACCCACCCCAAAACCCACTACTGCACCACCCACCACTAAGCCAACTACTGCTAGTACCACTACGAAATCAACTACTTCTGCCACCACAACTACTACAAGTACCACCCCTGCAAGTACTACCAGCTCTACAACTAAACCGACCACTTCAAGCACCACCACTGCTAAACCCACTCCAACACCAAAGCCGGGCAAGCCGGAAGTTAATAAGTTTATTGGCAACTACACTGGGAAATCATACATATGCTTAATGGCCCAAATGGCTATACAAGTGGAGATTAATGTGGATAAAAATAACACTGTG gtgatgaacattCCTAAGCAGCCTCAAAACGAAATTATCTGTCCAGCCAACGATTTTGAAACCCTTACCATAAAGTGGGAGTCTAACAACATcacttttaactttttaaagaataagaCATCATATGAAATACAGAACGTCACCGCGAACATTGTTTTACCCG GTGACAACTCGTCCACTCTACTGTGGCATACAAAACCGGAATTCCAGGTGTCCACCAAGCAGTCATATTTGTGCGTGAAAGACCAAGCGTTGAACTTAACTGACAGTAAGAATGCCTCTGTTGCCCGATTGCATTTGAGCCATTTGCAGTATCAGGCCTTTATGAATACCACTGAACCGGAATATTCCGCTG tatGGGACTGCGAGGGAGCAAACACCTCAGACGTAGTACCAGTGGTAGTCGGGTGTGTGCTGGCCATAATGGTGGTTCTCATCTTGATCGCGTACCTCTTCGGACGACGCCGCTGCCAAGCCAGGGGCTACCTCTCTAT